One genomic window of Mucilaginibacter sp. SJ includes the following:
- a CDS encoding TlpA family protein disulfide reductase, with translation MIQQKKISVSNIFSILIMALALLVIFNPNAKGYLIRGLMSLGFFQPDPGGYAKHHENVANVPDIQFKDAGGNTISLGTLKSKLVFINYWATWCPPCIAEMPKVNELYKKFRNDPKVAFLLVDVDNDLPKAKAFMLKNRYDLPIYIQESNVPGTLLDGTIPTTLVFDKEGKLIYKHSGAADYSSEKFEEFIRQNLD, from the coding sequence ATGATCCAACAAAAAAAGATCTCGGTTTCAAATATCTTCAGCATCCTCATTATGGCATTGGCGTTATTGGTAATTTTTAACCCAAATGCAAAAGGTTATCTAATCAGGGGCCTCATGTCGCTGGGTTTTTTCCAGCCCGATCCCGGAGGGTACGCTAAGCATCACGAAAATGTTGCCAATGTACCGGATATTCAGTTTAAAGATGCAGGCGGTAATACCATATCGTTAGGCACCTTAAAATCTAAATTGGTATTTATAAACTATTGGGCTACCTGGTGCCCTCCCTGCATCGCAGAAATGCCTAAGGTAAATGAACTCTACAAAAAATTCAGGAACGATCCAAAAGTAGCCTTTCTTTTGGTTGATGTAGATAACGATCTGCCTAAAGCCAAAGCTTTTATGCTTAAAAACAGGTACGACTTACCTATATATATACAAGAGAGCAATGTACCCGGCACTTTATTAGATGGAACGATCCCTACTACCCTCGTGTTTGATAAAGAGGGCAAGCTTATTTATAAACACTCCGGCGCGGCAGATTATAGCAGTGAAAAGTTTGAAGAGTTTATAAGGCAGAACCTTGATTAG
- a CDS encoding alpha-N-arabinofuranosidase — protein sequence MKKNPFLQLGVIALSLLSSASFGQTGTLNISTDSKTTISKHIYGQFAEHLGHGIYGGFWVDKTLPVKKQDRIRLDIVDALKKIKIPNLRWPGGCFADEYHWRDGIGPATARPRMVNTNWGGITEDNSFGTHEFLELCDLLGCEPYIAGNVGSGTVDEMSKWIEYLNSNSSSTVVQLRKKNGHPAPYKVTYWGVGNESWGCGGNMTPEYYSDLFKRYASFAKDYPGAKLKKIASGPNSDDYRWTEVCMKNISSGMMAGLSLHYYTIPTGNWGKKGSATNFDEKEYFSTMVNCLKMEELVTKHSAIMDKYDPEKKVALVVDEWGVWTDPEPGTNPGFLYQQNSLRDALIAGTTLNIFNNHSDRVKMAALAQTINVLQALILTDKEKMVLTPTYHVFDMYKVHQDAKYLPIKLSVPDYEVDGKKIEAVNASASQDAAGKVHISLVNLDPHNTITITTGLSDIKWQTVSGQVLTSAKLTDVNTFKDADKIHLNTFTGAKKDGDKLVVSLPAKSIVTLELK from the coding sequence ATGAAAAAGAACCCGTTTTTACAACTCGGCGTTATCGCTTTGTCTTTATTGAGCTCGGCATCCTTCGGGCAAACAGGTACACTTAATATCAGTACCGATTCAAAAACAACCATTAGCAAGCACATTTACGGCCAGTTTGCCGAGCACCTCGGTCATGGCATTTATGGAGGTTTCTGGGTTGATAAAACCCTCCCTGTAAAAAAGCAGGACCGCATCAGGCTTGATATTGTTGATGCCCTTAAAAAGATAAAGATCCCTAACCTTCGCTGGCCCGGCGGGTGCTTTGCCGACGAGTATCACTGGCGCGATGGCATCGGCCCTGCAACTGCACGCCCGCGTATGGTAAATACCAACTGGGGTGGTATTACCGAAGATAACAGCTTTGGCACACATGAGTTCCTGGAACTTTGCGACTTGCTGGGTTGTGAGCCTTACATAGCTGGTAACGTAGGCAGCGGTACGGTTGATGAAATGTCGAAGTGGATTGAATACTTAAACTCAAACAGCAGCAGTACTGTAGTGCAACTGCGTAAAAAGAACGGACATCCGGCCCCCTACAAAGTAACTTATTGGGGTGTTGGCAATGAGAGCTGGGGATGTGGCGGCAATATGACACCTGAATATTACTCCGACCTGTTTAAACGCTATGCATCATTTGCCAAGGATTACCCAGGTGCTAAACTGAAAAAAATAGCCAGCGGACCAAACTCTGATGATTACCGCTGGACAGAAGTTTGTATGAAAAACATCTCGAGCGGTATGATGGCAGGTTTATCGTTGCATTATTATACCATACCAACAGGTAATTGGGGCAAAAAAGGTTCGGCAACTAACTTTGACGAAAAAGAATACTTCAGCACTATGGTAAACTGCCTTAAAATGGAGGAGTTGGTTACCAAACATTCGGCCATTATGGACAAATATGACCCGGAAAAAAAGGTGGCCCTCGTTGTTGATGAGTGGGGCGTTTGGACTGATCCTGAGCCAGGAACAAACCCCGGTTTTCTTTATCAACAAAACAGCTTGCGCGATGCTTTAATAGCGGGCACAACGCTAAACATATTCAACAACCACAGCGACCGTGTAAAAATGGCTGCACTTGCCCAAACCATCAATGTACTACAGGCATTGATATTAACTGATAAAGAAAAAATGGTGCTTACCCCTACTTACCACGTGTTTGATATGTATAAGGTGCACCAGGATGCCAAATACCTGCCCATTAAGTTGAGCGTGCCTGATTATGAAGTCGATGGCAAAAAAATTGAAGCTGTAAATGCATCTGCTTCGCAGGATGCGGCCGGCAAGGTACACATCTCATTAGTTAACCTTGATCCGCACAATACTATTACCATTACAACCGGCCTTAGCGATATAAAATGGCAAACCGTTAGCGGCCAGGTATTAACCTCGGCTAAGTTAACTGATGTTAATACATTTAAAGATGCCGATAAAATCCACCTGAACACTTTTACCGGAGCTAAAAAAGACGGTGACAAACTGGTAGTAAGTCTGCCTGCAAAATCAATCGTAACACTCGAATTGAAATAA
- a CDS encoding phosphoenolpyruvate carboxylase → MSPTLKLNQREAAFNNEVVTRFELYNSLFQTLPFYQVKDTGILLPFFSSHCEKGAITHDSPTDIIESFFEKYVPDIDHREQINRMFRFIQYIERQVVLFDAIEDSSFNKIGKFDDSGTLQSLLQHAAISDESRQDISEKLKDFSLRLVLTAHPTQFYPGTVLGIMTDLIEAVKTNDINNIDVLLQQLGKTPFFNKTSPTPVDEAISLSWFLENIFYHAVSGIQSKLEEEFDIDAASRQILELGFWPGGDRDGNPNVTTQTTKEVASFLRQRLFRCYYRDFRVLKRRITFRGVEEAMTKLETLFYKNANEQLTPVDLQGELLELLLSIKEVILRDHDGLFVNIVEDMIQKVRLFGCYFATLDIRQDSRILRKVFEYGTKNIDTGVAEGYSELSEEDKIKSITFKEADFVCPKEEKDAMIHDTLDTIRLVKQIQQGNGERACQRFIISNCQRASDILQLINLFLWSGWKKDSLSIDFMPLFETVNDLEHAAGIMEQLYTHPFYAEHLKNRGSQQTIMLGFSDSTKDGGYLMANWSIYKAKVELTAMARKYGIQLAFFDGRGGPPARGGGKTHRFYASMGKEIANEHIQLTIQGQTVSSQYGSVETAQFNMEQLINAGIISALHPNRNDLLDNRHKELIQQMADISYKLFIDLRAHPLFVEYLEKFSPLKLLSRINISSRPTKRNAGAQLKLEDLRAISFVTSWSQLKQSIPGFYGVGTALKQVKETGGWDEIKELYQTSGFFKTMLDNCMMSMSKSDFRVTAYLEQDEKFGAFWKMLRDEFILTREMLLELTGSTVLMEEYPVERRSIAIREKIVLPLVIIQHYALQCINYEKDTELNDVYNKLVIRTVYGIVNAGRNLA, encoded by the coding sequence ATGTCGCCAACGTTAAAACTCAACCAAAGAGAAGCAGCTTTCAATAATGAAGTTGTTACCCGATTTGAGTTATATAACAGTTTGTTTCAAACACTTCCGTTTTACCAGGTAAAGGATACAGGGATCTTATTACCGTTCTTCAGTTCGCATTGCGAAAAGGGCGCTATCACCCATGATTCGCCGACAGATATTATCGAGTCGTTTTTTGAAAAGTATGTACCGGATATCGATCATCGCGAGCAGATTAACCGCATGTTCAGATTTATTCAGTACATTGAACGGCAGGTGGTTTTATTTGATGCCATTGAAGATTCTTCCTTTAATAAAATAGGTAAGTTTGATGACAGCGGTACCCTGCAAAGCTTATTGCAGCATGCAGCCATCAGTGATGAAAGCCGGCAGGATATCAGTGAAAAATTAAAAGATTTTTCATTACGTCTGGTGCTTACTGCTCACCCTACACAGTTTTATCCCGGTACGGTGCTTGGCATCATGACGGATTTAATTGAAGCTGTAAAAACCAACGATATCAATAACATTGATGTATTGCTGCAGCAATTAGGTAAAACGCCATTCTTTAATAAAACATCGCCGACACCCGTTGATGAGGCTATCAGCCTTTCCTGGTTCCTGGAAAATATATTTTATCATGCCGTATCTGGCATCCAATCAAAACTGGAAGAAGAGTTTGACATTGACGCTGCAAGCCGTCAGATATTGGAGCTTGGTTTTTGGCCGGGTGGCGACCGTGACGGTAACCCTAACGTAACAACCCAAACCACTAAAGAAGTTGCCAGCTTTTTAAGGCAGCGCCTGTTCAGGTGTTACTACCGCGATTTCAGGGTACTTAAACGCCGAATCACTTTTCGTGGTGTTGAAGAGGCCATGACTAAACTGGAAACGCTGTTTTATAAAAACGCTAACGAACAGTTAACCCCGGTTGATCTTCAAGGCGAACTACTGGAGCTGCTGCTTTCCATAAAAGAAGTCATCCTTAGAGATCACGATGGCTTGTTCGTAAATATTGTTGAAGATATGATCCAGAAGGTACGCCTTTTTGGATGCTATTTTGCAACACTTGATATCAGGCAGGACAGCCGTATTTTACGTAAGGTGTTTGAATATGGAACCAAAAATATTGACACAGGTGTAGCAGAAGGTTATTCGGAACTAAGCGAGGAAGACAAAATAAAGAGCATCACCTTTAAAGAGGCCGATTTTGTTTGCCCTAAAGAGGAAAAAGATGCTATGATCCACGATACACTGGATACCATCAGGTTGGTTAAGCAAATTCAACAGGGTAATGGTGAAAGGGCCTGCCAGCGCTTCATCATCAGTAACTGTCAGCGCGCTTCGGATATTTTGCAGTTGATTAACCTGTTTTTATGGAGCGGGTGGAAAAAAGACAGCTTAAGTATTGATTTTATGCCGCTGTTTGAAACCGTGAACGACCTGGAACATGCTGCAGGCATCATGGAGCAATTATATACCCATCCGTTTTATGCCGAGCACCTGAAAAACAGGGGTAGCCAGCAAACTATTATGCTTGGTTTTTCGGATAGTACTAAGGATGGCGGTTACCTGATGGCTAACTGGTCGATATATAAAGCTAAAGTTGAACTTACCGCGATGGCCCGCAAATACGGCATCCAACTGGCGTTTTTTGATGGCAGGGGAGGACCGCCTGCCCGCGGTGGTGGTAAAACACATCGTTTCTATGCGTCGATGGGTAAAGAGATTGCTAACGAGCATATCCAGTTAACTATACAGGGGCAAACCGTTAGTTCACAATATGGTTCGGTTGAAACTGCCCAATTTAATATGGAGCAGTTAATCAATGCAGGTATTATCTCTGCATTGCACCCTAACCGTAACGATCTGCTGGATAATCGTCATAAAGAGCTTATTCAGCAAATGGCCGACATAAGCTACAAGCTGTTTATCGATCTGCGCGCACATCCGTTGTTTGTTGAATACCTCGAAAAATTTAGTCCGCTGAAATTATTGTCGAGGATTAATATCAGCAGCCGCCCAACCAAACGTAACGCAGGGGCTCAATTGAAACTGGAAGACCTTAGGGCTATCAGCTTTGTAACTTCATGGAGCCAGCTTAAACAAAGCATCCCCGGTTTTTATGGTGTGGGTACAGCACTTAAACAGGTTAAAGAAACCGGCGGCTGGGACGAGATCAAAGAGCTTTACCAAACATCAGGTTTCTTTAAAACCATGCTGGATAACTGTATGATGTCGATGTCGAAGTCAGACTTTAGGGTTACAGCGTACCTGGAACAGGATGAAAAATTTGGCGCCTTCTGGAAAATGCTTCGCGATGAGTTTATTCTTACCCGCGAAATGCTTCTCGAACTAACCGGCAGCACCGTACTAATGGAAGAATATCCGGTTGAACGTCGTTCTATCGCTATTCGCGAAAAAATTGTGTTACCGCTGGTGATCATTCAGCACTATGCCCTGCAATGTATCAATTATGAAAAGGATACCGAGCTTAATGATGTTTATAATAAATTGGTGATCCGTACGGTTTATGGTATTGTAAATGCCGGGCGCAATTTGGCTTAA
- a CDS encoding YeeE/YedE family protein, which translates to MDLITQPWPWYVAGPLIGFVVPALLIIGSKTFGISSSLRHICAACMPANISFFKYDWKKESWNLFFVAGIVLGGFIAAQFLSANHPVDINPQTHTVLQQQGIRDFNGLLPKDVFSFDQLLTLRGFIFMVIGGFLVGFGTRYAGGCTSGHAIMGISNLQWPSLVATCCFMAGGFIMTWFILPYLLHL; encoded by the coding sequence ATGGATCTGATAACTCAACCCTGGCCCTGGTATGTAGCCGGTCCGCTGATAGGCTTTGTTGTGCCTGCCCTCCTTATTATCGGGAGTAAAACTTTTGGTATCTCATCGTCACTCAGGCACATTTGCGCGGCGTGTATGCCGGCTAATATTTCATTTTTTAAGTACGACTGGAAAAAAGAAAGCTGGAACCTATTTTTTGTTGCCGGCATCGTTTTGGGCGGGTTCATAGCCGCACAATTTTTATCAGCTAATCACCCGGTTGATATTAATCCGCAAACCCACACTGTGCTACAGCAGCAGGGCATTAGAGATTTTAATGGTTTACTACCAAAGGATGTTTTCAGTTTTGATCAACTCCTCACTTTAAGAGGTTTTATTTTTATGGTGATCGGTGGCTTTTTGGTAGGCTTTGGCACCAGGTATGCGGGCGGCTGCACATCGGGACATGCCATTATGGGGATCTCCAACCTACAATGGCCATCCCTTGTGGCTACCTGCTGTTTTATGGCAGGCGGCTTTATCATGACCTGGTTTATTTTACCCTACCTATTACATTTATAA
- a CDS encoding D-TA family PLP-dependent enzyme translates to MTPNWYNIQDINKLDTPALVVYPDRVKTNIAMLTGMIDDVTRLRPHVKTYKNAEVTGLLLDTGICKFKCATIAEAELLAMSKAPDVLLAYQPEGPKLHRFIRLIHAYPQTHFSCLVDNSTSAKEISDEAVRFKTNIDVYLDLNVGMNRTGIMPGFEALQLYMDCGVLPGINPVGLHAYDGHIHDVDLQKRADRCNFAFDPVLKLQQTIKSKGYPEPVIVAGGSPTFPIHAKRKYVECSPGTFVYWDKGYQMEMPEQDFLPAALIITRVISLPGPTKLCLDVGHKSISAENELSKRIYFLNAPELYPVSQSEEHLVVEAGANHQYQVGDVLYGIPHHVCPTVALYERVYTIENENISGEWLNKARDRKITI, encoded by the coding sequence ATGACGCCCAACTGGTATAATATACAGGATATTAATAAGCTGGATACGCCGGCACTGGTGGTTTATCCCGACAGGGTTAAAACAAACATAGCCATGCTTACCGGCATGATTGATGATGTTACCCGTTTGCGCCCGCATGTTAAAACCTATAAAAATGCAGAGGTTACAGGTTTGTTATTGGATACAGGTATCTGTAAGTTCAAATGTGCCACCATTGCCGAGGCCGAACTGCTGGCCATGAGCAAAGCTCCTGATGTATTACTGGCCTATCAGCCCGAAGGACCTAAGTTACATCGTTTTATCAGGCTGATCCATGCTTATCCCCAAACACATTTTTCCTGCTTGGTTGATAATTCAACATCAGCAAAGGAGATTTCCGATGAAGCGGTAAGGTTTAAGACCAATATTGATGTATACCTGGATTTGAATGTTGGCATGAACCGCACAGGTATAATGCCAGGTTTCGAAGCCCTGCAGCTTTATATGGATTGCGGTGTGCTTCCCGGTATTAACCCAGTCGGTTTACATGCTTATGATGGTCATATCCATGATGTTGATCTTCAGAAACGGGCAGACAGGTGTAATTTTGCATTTGATCCTGTACTTAAACTGCAGCAAACTATAAAAAGCAAGGGCTACCCCGAACCGGTCATAGTGGCTGGTGGCTCACCAACATTCCCTATCCATGCTAAGCGTAAATATGTTGAATGCAGTCCCGGTACATTTGTTTACTGGGATAAAGGGTACCAAATGGAGATGCCCGAACAGGATTTTTTGCCTGCTGCACTGATTATTACACGTGTAATCTCCCTGCCCGGACCAACAAAGCTTTGTTTGGATGTGGGGCATAAGTCGATATCTGCCGAGAATGAGCTAAGCAAACGTATTTACTTTTTAAATGCGCCGGAGCTTTACCCGGTAAGCCAAAGTGAAGAGCATCTGGTAGTTGAAGCGGGAGCTAACCACCAATATCAGGTGGGTGATGTACTTTATGGCATTCCGCACCATGTTTGCCCTACTGTTGCGCTGTACGAGCGCGTTTATACTATTGAGAACGAAAATATAAGCGGTGAGTGGCTTAACAAGGCCCGCGACCGCAAGATCACCATTTAA
- a CDS encoding phosphatase PAP2 family protein, translating to MKKTILNIFTITALAAATFSSCRKDILDRTSLYPALKPSSLDLTADTWKPVLVTDFSVLNVGAPDAVTSPAYVADLNEIKGLQKNLTSDQQSKIQYWSAGSVLRWNEILRELVAKHNIPPYQNPDGTYPAPNSANPFNYPEFPFSNPPYAARAYAYVSAAQYDALVAAWHFKNVYKRTAPYKNDSGVKALIPASELPSYPSEDAVVSGATSEIMKLLFPADVAYIQQKVDEERLYRMASGANTRGEFAAGESLGRQVAAIFATRARNDGAGKAGGSPAIWKNFETITAAKGEQFWVSLETPKRPPMLPLFSKVTPFLFDSTTVAAIRPPAPYATNSAEFKKETEEVLSFSKDHSRDHEELVAFWADGAGTYTPTGHWNAIAADEFVKQNYSEIRWARNFALLNMAEMDAAIVCWDTKYFYFNQRPSQANPNIKTLTGVPNFPAYTSGHSNFSGAAATVLTYLLPDRGTKFTDMAHAAAMSRLYGAIHYRSDCEVGLVTGNKVGQYAVNRGKTDGADAK from the coding sequence ATGAAAAAAACGATACTCAATATATTTACAATTACAGCGTTGGCTGCGGCAACATTTAGTTCGTGCCGGAAAGATATTTTAGACCGCACTTCGTTATACCCGGCGCTTAAACCCTCAAGCCTTGACCTTACTGCCGATACCTGGAAACCGGTGCTGGTTACAGATTTTAGCGTGTTGAACGTAGGCGCGCCTGATGCAGTTACATCGCCGGCCTATGTGGCCGATCTGAACGAGATCAAAGGATTACAGAAAAATCTAACCAGCGATCAGCAGTCAAAAATCCAATACTGGAGTGCGGGTTCTGTATTAAGATGGAATGAGATCTTGCGCGAACTGGTGGCCAAACATAATATACCGCCATACCAAAACCCTGATGGTACTTATCCGGCACCAAACTCGGCCAACCCTTTTAATTACCCGGAGTTTCCGTTTTCGAACCCGCCATATGCTGCACGTGCTTATGCCTATGTAAGTGCTGCACAATACGATGCGCTGGTAGCTGCATGGCACTTCAAAAACGTTTATAAACGTACGGCACCGTATAAAAACGATTCGGGTGTTAAAGCACTGATCCCGGCATCTGAACTGCCATCGTACCCGAGCGAGGACGCGGTAGTATCCGGTGCGACATCTGAGATCATGAAGTTATTATTTCCTGCGGATGTAGCCTATATACAGCAAAAGGTTGATGAAGAAAGATTATACAGGATGGCATCAGGAGCTAATACCCGGGGCGAATTTGCAGCCGGTGAATCGTTAGGCAGGCAGGTAGCTGCCATATTTGCTACCCGCGCCCGTAATGACGGTGCAGGTAAAGCCGGCGGTTCTCCCGCTATCTGGAAAAACTTTGAAACCATCACTGCTGCAAAAGGCGAGCAATTTTGGGTGAGCCTGGAAACCCCCAAAAGGCCGCCGATGCTGCCATTGTTTTCAAAAGTTACGCCTTTCTTGTTCGATTCGACTACTGTAGCTGCAATCAGGCCTCCGGCTCCGTACGCAACAAATTCGGCCGAATTTAAAAAAGAAACAGAAGAAGTATTGTCATTTAGTAAAGACCATAGCCGCGATCATGAAGAGCTGGTTGCTTTCTGGGCCGATGGCGCCGGTACTTATACGCCTACAGGTCACTGGAACGCTATTGCTGCCGATGAATTTGTAAAACAAAACTACAGCGAAATACGCTGGGCACGTAACTTTGCCTTGTTGAACATGGCCGAGATGGATGCCGCTATTGTATGTTGGGATACTAAATATTTTTACTTTAACCAGCGCCCGTCGCAAGCTAACCCAAATATCAAAACATTAACAGGGGTGCCAAATTTCCCGGCCTATACATCAGGTCACTCTAACTTCAGCGGCGCGGCGGCTACTGTACTAACTTATTTGCTGCCCGATAGGGGGACTAAGTTTACAGATATGGCACATGCGGCGGCTATGTCGAGGTTGTACGGAGCTATTCACTACCGGAGCGATTGCGAAGTAGGTTTGGTAACCGGCAATAAAGTTGGTCAATATGCGGTTAACAGGGGTAAAACCGACGGCGCCGACGCAAAATAA
- a CDS encoding DUF6691 family protein, which yields MRNIKYLFAGLLFGIVLVKSEVISWFRIQEMFRLQSFHMYGIIGSAIIVGMISVMIIKRFKIKTLTGDAIVIPDKKFNWGNVYGGLIFGLGWAITGACPGPLFAQIGSGFLVTSVTLLSAILGTWVYGLLREKLPH from the coding sequence ATGCGCAATATCAAATACCTGTTTGCAGGCCTCCTTTTTGGCATAGTACTGGTAAAATCGGAGGTGATCTCCTGGTTCAGGATCCAGGAAATGTTCAGGCTGCAATCGTTTCATATGTATGGTATCATTGGCAGCGCTATTATTGTAGGGATGATCTCTGTTATGATCATTAAACGTTTTAAGATCAAAACCCTTACCGGCGATGCCATTGTTATTCCCGACAAAAAATTTAACTGGGGCAATGTATATGGCGGGTTGATATTTGGTTTAGGCTGGGCAATTACAGGTGCCTGCCCCGGTCCGCTGTTTGCGCAGATTGGAAGCGGCTTTTTGGTTACTTCAGTTACGCTTTTAAGCGCTATTTTGGGGACATGGGTTTATGGCTTGCTCAGAGAAAAATTACCACATTAA
- a CDS encoding RidA family protein, with product MNTPEENFAALGLNLPPAPKPLGVYKPCLVDGKYLYLSGHGPVQDDASLIIGRIGETVSQENGKLAAQQVGLTMLATIKANIGSFNKIKRVIKVLGMVNCTPEFEKHPFIINGASELFAKIWGEENGIGVRSAVGMGSLPDNIPVEIEALFELE from the coding sequence ATGAACACTCCCGAAGAAAACTTTGCAGCGTTGGGTTTAAACCTGCCGCCTGCACCAAAACCACTTGGCGTTTATAAACCATGTTTAGTTGATGGCAAATATTTATACCTGTCGGGCCATGGTCCGGTACAGGATGATGCGTCACTGATTATTGGCCGCATTGGTGAAACAGTAAGCCAGGAGAACGGCAAACTCGCTGCACAACAGGTTGGTTTAACTATGCTTGCTACCATTAAAGCCAACATCGGTAGTTTCAATAAGATAAAACGTGTTATAAAAGTGCTGGGCATGGTTAACTGCACACCCGAATTTGAAAAGCACCCGTTTATCATAAATGGCGCCAGCGAACTTTTTGCCAAAATTTGGGGCGAGGAGAACGGCATAGGCGTACGCAGCGCAGTAGGTATGGGCTCATTACCTGATAATATCCCTGTTGAGATTGAAGCCCTGTTTGAATTAGAATAA
- a CDS encoding dipeptidase → MFVVDAHLDLSMNALEWNRDLTRPLAEVNQREEGLTDKPDRAKAVVTLPELRKGNIGLVVATQIGRYVAPDNPLPGWHSPEQAWAQTQGQISWYKAMEDAGEMVQVNDLASLGKHLELWNDGAPTEKKPIGYILSLEGADSIVTVKHLEQAYNYGLRAVGPAHYGPGRYAQGTDATGYMGPKGHELLKEMERLNIILDATHLCDDSFWEALDHFNGHVWASHNNCRALVNHNRQYSDEMIKALIDRGAVIGAALDAWMMVPGWVRGVSTPKGMNCNMEVMVDHIDHICQIAGNALHVGMGTDLDGAFGREQCPYDLETIADLQKVPDLLKKRGYTDEDIQNMMHGNWLRFLRNAWA, encoded by the coding sequence ATGTTTGTTGTAGACGCCCATTTAGATTTAAGCATGAACGCCCTGGAGTGGAACCGCGATCTTACGCGCCCCCTTGCCGAGGTAAATCAACGCGAGGAAGGTTTAACCGATAAACCCGACCGCGCCAAAGCAGTTGTTACCTTACCCGAACTACGCAAAGGCAATATCGGCCTTGTAGTAGCAACACAGATAGGTCGTTATGTTGCTCCCGATAACCCTTTACCGGGCTGGCATTCGCCTGAACAGGCCTGGGCACAAACGCAAGGGCAGATATCCTGGTACAAAGCCATGGAAGATGCCGGGGAAATGGTGCAGGTGAATGATCTCGCATCACTTGGAAAACATTTAGAACTTTGGAATGATGGTGCACCAACAGAAAAAAAGCCAATAGGTTATATTTTAAGTTTGGAAGGTGCCGATTCTATAGTGACTGTTAAACATTTGGAACAGGCTTATAATTATGGCTTGCGGGCTGTTGGTCCGGCGCATTATGGCCCCGGCAGGTATGCTCAGGGTACTGATGCTACCGGTTACATGGGACCTAAAGGTCATGAGTTGCTTAAAGAAATGGAGCGGCTGAATATCATTTTAGATGCTACCCATCTCTGCGATGACAGTTTTTGGGAAGCACTTGATCATTTTAACGGGCACGTTTGGGCAAGTCATAACAATTGCCGGGCACTGGTAAATCATAACCGCCAGTACAGCGATGAGATGATAAAAGCCCTTATCGACCGCGGCGCGGTGATCGGCGCCGCCCTTGATGCCTGGATGATGGTGCCCGGATGGGTAAGGGGCGTATCTACCCCAAAAGGTATGAACTGTAATATGGAAGTTATGGTTGACCATATCGATCATATTTGCCAGATAGCCGGTAATGCCCTGCACGTAGGTATGGGTACTGATTTGGATGGCGCTTTCGGACGTGAGCAATGCCCTTATGACCTTGAAACCATTGCCGATCTGCAAAAAGTGCCCGATCTGTTAAAGAAACGCGGTTATACTGATGAGGATATTCAAAATATGATGCACGGCAACTGGCTCAGGTTTTTAAGGAATGCCTGGGCTTGA
- a CDS encoding transporter, protein MSLYFYRCCIVVSFLLAVAQCAKAQTDADALMIPKNYFCAAAVYTHGSWDHYWEGTFKRDNQNLGTVSTNVYSLGGNYGLSNRINLLFMVPYVTTKASAGTLRGEKSFQDLMVSFKWMAVKEEIGSGLFSVHAIATGSLPLANYQADFLPLSVGLHSKSVALRALLNYQTGRFFVAGSGQYIRRDNITIDRNSYYTTEMHYTNEVQLPNATNFMFSSGYRSLKFNAEATFTKITSTSGFDIRKNDMPFPSNRMNSTAVGLILKYSFQSISGLEFTAGGNYVLNGRNVGQTRSGFAGVYYVFSTKKEK, encoded by the coding sequence ATGTCGCTGTATTTTTACAGATGTTGTATTGTAGTTTCTTTTTTATTGGCTGTTGCGCAATGTGCCAAGGCCCAAACCGATGCTGATGCGTTGATGATCCCTAAAAATTATTTTTGTGCTGCCGCAGTGTACACCCATGGGAGTTGGGACCATTACTGGGAAGGTACATTTAAAAGGGATAATCAAAACTTAGGCACCGTAAGCACAAATGTTTACAGCCTGGGTGGTAATTATGGCCTTTCAAACCGGATCAACCTGCTATTCATGGTGCCTTATGTAACTACTAAAGCTTCGGCCGGTACTTTAAGAGGCGAAAAGTCATTTCAGGACCTTATGGTTTCATTTAAATGGATGGCCGTAAAAGAGGAAATAGGCAGTGGTTTGTTCAGCGTTCATGCTATAGCTACGGGTTCATTGCCTTTAGCCAATTATCAAGCCGATTTTTTACCTTTATCTGTAGGTTTGCATAGCAAAAGCGTGGCCTTACGCGCCTTGCTTAACTATCAAACAGGCAGGTTCTTTGTGGCAGGCTCAGGTCAGTACATTCGCCGCGATAATATTACTATCGATAGAAATTCATACTACACTACCGAAATGCATTACACCAATGAGGTGCAGTTACCAAATGCTACCAACTTTATGTTTAGCAGCGGTTACCGCAGCCTTAAGTTTAATGCCGAAGCTACATTTACTAAAATTACAAGCACAAGCGGCTTTGATATCCGTAAAAACGATATGCCTTTTCCAAGTAACCGCATGAATAGCACCGCTGTTGGTTTAATACTTAAATACAGTTTCCAGTCTATTAGCGGGCTTGAGTTTACTGCGGGTGGTAACTATGTTTTAAACGGACGGAATGTAGGCCAAACCCGGTCGGGGTTTGCTGGTGTATACTATGTGTTTAGCACCAAAAAGGAGAAGTAA